tttcACATGTAAGGTATGTTTATTATGAGTAAATTgcaaagttctttttcaatgcataaaCTGGTCGGGTATCTAATCTGGAATAGGCATAAATGATTTCATCGCTAAAGGGTCTAATATGAGACCATGCAGAAGTGATAAGTAATTGCTATAAAGGGAAATTTAAGTTGTTTAGGCACAACTTCCTTCTCTTTGACCAGAGTAAGCAGTACGTTTCGTACACGTAGGACCAAGTCAAATAATCCTCGAAATATTTGGCCGAGGCTGCCCGAGAAAGACGGCTCTGGTAACTCTCTGGTTCTTATTATCTATGGGTGTGATGGGTGGTCAGTCGTGATCCGATATAACAGCGCTTTGTttgaaacatcatttttttaaacaataatAAGGCGTTTAAGTTCAAAACTTTCCTGGACTTCATCGAATTTTAGCTCTTGTAAAGAACGGGTTCAAAATCagaattagtcacccttgtaAAGTGATAAATGCTTTCGAAGACACAGACTGTATTTCTGTATGTCATGGATTGGCCCTAGAACAATTCGGGGGTGGATGGGGATAAGGGGGTCTGGGTTACGAGTTTTCGCTCTCCTTGTAtttacatttcaaacatgtgaAGAATACGGTCTGGCCTTCATCGGCCGATCGGAGCTGGAGGGCCGCATAGGACATTTTTTCGTGGCCGCACTTGGGACAACGGCGCTCAACGGTGGGTCCGTCGGCCTCGTCATCAGAGTCTTGATCGGGGTCGCCCTGTTGCTTCTTTTTGCGGCGATTCTCGTTGGCGTCGCGCTTGTTGAAAGCCACGGTATATTCGGTGGTCATGGCTGAGAAGTTCTCGATACGGACCTCGTACCGGCAAGCCAGACAGAACACGTGGCCGGCCACGGGCAACGCGGGCAAGAGTGTGCCACAAGACGGGCAGAAATGCACTTCCCCATTGAACGCTCGCGCTAGCGCCATGATAATGGTAGAAGTGGATACAAAGGGGATACAAAGTGGACGAGGCGAGGCGATTAGATTGGTTCAATTGGAAATAGAAGCCGGGTTAGTCCTTAATCGTAACCGGTGTCTTGTTTTTCCCGCACGGATTCCTTGAATCGCTCTTCGAACAAGGACAATTCGGAGATGAGATCGGTGATGGCGTTCATGAGTGCCTCTTGGGGCGTGTAGTCAGAAGTGGTCTGAATCCGCAGAATAACTTTATGTTCCAAAGGATGGGGATTCTTGTAGCCGGCGAACAACACATTAGGATCTTTCAGCAATTGACATCGTACCATGTTGCCCAAAGTGTGGTCCTCCTACGAGATCCGAAAAGAAAGGTCAATCTTTAGCTATCATTCATTCCCCGTCTTCCCCCGGCCTGCCGCTGCCAGCCAACCTCTTCCAGGGAAAAACTGATTTTCAACATGAAGTGGGATGCTGAGAGCCTGCTGCTATCTTGGTCATTGTACCTTATTGATGGAGAAAATGGACGCATTGGGCACTTTGGTATCTTGCTCCTTGGTGATCTTCTTCTCGCcctcaaagagcaaaaacgaCTCGAAGGTCGGAGGGGCATTCATTGCACGTCAAATTCCACCCTGGACCCGCCCAATACGCCTCACCTTGGGGATTCTATGGCGTCCCTCTGGTGGCGACACGGCTCATAGAGCAATCAATGTCTGAGGGGCGAGGATGAGCCCGATTTTATCCGATTTGATGGCTTGCACAATTTCCAAACGCCGTCCTCTCTTCCAACTGCCTTCCTTCCATGCAGGGATGACGAACATGTAATATCCGAGGCaaatcaaaacatattttcgcTAGATGGCCTAGAAGTCGAAATCATTAATTTGAGCTCATGGTCGGTAGAAACATGCtgaaaaaagttcattgataaaaaaaaattctaaaaagagttcaaactTAGTTTTAATTACAGTTTGCTTGGCTTTGTAACAGTGGCCTTGTATATTTGATATTACTTTGTACTTTTACTTCCTTAGAACTTGTAATCGTCAACCGAGGCCCAGATCCGAGCACCCGAGAGACCCTGCTTGGTGGGCGAAAGTCCTGGTTCGACTTATTTTCAGGGTGACTAAAAGGGCCAGTGTGTGtaaattgaacttgaagacTTTGTGATTCATCACATTAAATTAGTGATAGATCATAAACTGATGATGGATGACGAAGCTCTGTTTAGGATCTCAATGTATATTGCATCTGCTAGATTCCCTTGGAATGTTCAGACAACTTGTAAAAGCTTGGCCCATTCTTTGAACACAGAATGCACCGGAACCCATCTACCTTCCCTCAACTCTAACTTCCTATCAGgttttgtccaaaacttgCCATGACCAGTCTGCATCCCCTCTATTGTGCATGTTCGATTGAATTTATTTCGCTCTCTGTCTTTTACCTAATTTCAGATGGTCTCCCTGAATGTACTGCTAGGATTGCGGGCGCTCTCGCCTCCGCAACATGATTGAGAGAGCTTGCCGACCCGGTGTAGTCCTGCTTGACTTGCAGATCAGAGCAGTCCCATCAGCCAGCCTAGGACCGTGAGCCTGCTACCATAGCTCTGATGGTAAGGGCAGGATAAGAGTTGGCCGGTGGGCTAGCAGCGGCCTGGCCAGCTATCCACTCACGAGCCTGAAGTGTGAGAGGAAAAGAGTGCGTACTTGATCGGTTGAGAGCAGAGCCGAGAGCGGGAGCGAAACCCAGGTGGCTAGACAAGCTAGCATTCTCTGTCTCGGATCGACGTGCCACCCCCTCTCCGCCCTGCTCCACCAAAACGACCGAAACGACCAAAACACTCCTCTCGCCCAGAGATAGTCGAGGAGTTCAACCAATCAGCCAGTCAAGGAAGGCACTCGCTCGCTGCTCCACCAAACACTCATAGAAAGTGTACTGAGATCACCGAGATACAGAAAGCCTGGTTGCCTTCCTCCTGACATCCAAGGATTGACAAAGAAAGCTCCCTTCACCATAACATTAGTCTTcgcacacacaaaaaaaggaagactGCCTTTGACGAAGGGGGAAAACGAGACTCCACGGGGATATTTGGCCATTGggattgcatttttcttcGTATCCATTGCCCACTGTCGAGGTCAGTGTCCAGGCCTAGATGAAGAAGGCCCTGTGATCCATCGCTTGCGACCACCATGGGTTCGAGCGGCTCGTCATGATTGCCTGTGACTCGCCGCAATAGCTCCCAAGTGACCTGTGTCCTTCAGAAGGGTTCGAGTAGCTTCTCAACCTTCATTGGGAAGGTAAATCCAGACCCTCAGCGGAACCACACCAACAACAGGACCATGGAG
This DNA window, taken from Tigriopus californicus strain San Diego chromosome 9, Tcal_SD_v2.1, whole genome shotgun sequence, encodes the following:
- the LOC131886227 gene encoding DNA-directed RNA polymerase I subunit RPA12-like yields the protein MALARAFNGEVHFCPSCGTLLPALPVAGHVFCLACRYEVRIENFSAMTTEYTVAFNKRDANENRRKKKQQGDPDQDSDDEADGPTVERRCPKCGHEKMSYAALQLRSADEGQTVFFTCLKCKYKESENS
- the LOC131886228 gene encoding DNA-directed RNA polymerase II subunit RPB11-like — translated: MNAPPTFESFLLFEGEKKITKEQDTKVPNASIFSINKEDHTLGNMVRCQLLKDPNVLFAGYKNPHPLEHKVILRIQTTSDYTPQEALMNAITDLISELSLFEERFKESVREKQDTGYD